A DNA window from Macadamia integrifolia cultivar HAES 741 chromosome 4, SCU_Mint_v3, whole genome shotgun sequence contains the following coding sequences:
- the LOC122076633 gene encoding serine-threonine kinase receptor-associated protein-like, translating to MDKKKVAVPLVCHGHSRPVVDLFYSPITPDGFFLISASKDSSPMLRNGETGDWIGTFEGHKGAVWSCCLDTNALRAASGSADFTPRLWDALTGDELHSFEHKHIVRACAFSEDTHLLLTGGFEKMLRIFDLNRPDAPPREVDNSPGSIRTVAWLHSDQTILSSCTDMGGVRLWDVRSGKIFQTLETKSPVTSAEVSQDGRYITTADGSTVKFWDANHFGLVKSYNMPCAVESASLEPKLGNKFIAGGEDMWIRLFDFHTGEEIGCNKGHHGPVHCVRFAPGGESYASGSEDGTIRIWQTGPATHDEGDAVSAYGLTGKVKVTPDEVARKIEGLHITKEGKAEEKEEVTDA from the exons ATGGATAAGAAGAAGGTGGCGGTGCCTCTTGTTTGCCATGGCCACTCGCGCCCAGTCGTCGATTTGTTCTACAGTCCGATAACTCCAGATGGATTTTTCCTCATTAGTGCGAGCAAGG ATTCCAGTCCTATGCTGAGAAATGGAGAAACTGGAGATTGGATTGGTACCTTTGAGGGGCATAAGGGTGCAGTGTGGAGTTGCTGCTTGGATACTAATGCGTTACGTGCAGCTTCAGGCTCTGCGGATTTTACTCC GAGATTATGGGATGCACTAACAGGGGATGAATTGCACTCCTTTGAACACAAGCATATTGTTCGTGCATGTGCATTCTCAGAG GATACCCACCTGCTGCTTACTGGGGGGTTTGAAAAAATGCTACGTATCTTTGATTTGAATCGTCCAGATGCACCTCCAAGAGAAGTCGACAATTCTCCTGGTTCAATCAGAACTGTAGCATGGCTTCATAGTGACCAGACAATATTAAGTTCATGTACAGATATGGGGGGTGTGAG GTTATGGGATGTAAGGAGCGGCAAAATTTTCCAGACACTTGAGACCAAGTCTCCTGTAACCAGTGCCGAAGTCAGTCAGGATGGCCGTTATATTACTACTGCTGATGGTTCAACCGTTAAGTTTTGGGATGCAAACCA TTTTGGGCTGGTGAAGAGCTACAATATGCCATGTGCAGTTGAATCTGCGTCACTTGAGCCAAAGCTTGGCAATAAATTCATTGCCGGTGGAGAAGACATGTGGATTCGTCTATTTGATTTTCATACCGGTGAAGAGATTG GGTGCAACAAGGGACACCATGGTCCTGTTCACTGTGTTCGTTTCGCACCTGGAGGAGAATCCTATGCTTCAGGATCTGAAGATGGAACAATTAGAATATGGCAGACGGGCCCTGCAACACATGATGAGGGTGATGCTGTCTCTGCATATGGGTTGACTGGTAAGGTGAAGGTGACGCCCGATGAGGTTGCCCGGAAGATTGAGGGCTTACACATTACAAAGGAAGGGAAGGccgaagaaaaggaagaggtaaCGGATGCCTGA
- the LOC122077565 gene encoding 26S proteasome regulatory subunit 8 homolog A-like, translated as MATVAIDTMQAEAAAGDEICIARTMKQGEGLRQYYLQHIHDLQLQVRQMTHNLNRLEAQRNDLNSRVRMLREELQLLQEPGSYVGEVVKVMGKSKVLVKVHPEGKYVVDIDKNIDITKITPSTRVALRNDSYVLHLILPSKVDPLVNLMKVEKVPDSTYDMIGGLDQQIKEIKEVIELPIKHPELFESLGIAQPKGVLLYGPPGTGKTLLARAVAHHTDCTFIRVSGSELVQKYIGEGSRMVRELFVMAREHAPSIIFMDEIDSIGSARMESGTGNGDSEVQRTMLELLNQLDGFEASNKIKVLMATNRIDILDQALLRPGRIDRKIEFPNPNEESRFDILKIHSRKMNLMRGIDLKKIAEKMNGASGAEMKAVCTEAGMFALRERRVHVTQEDFEMAVAKVMKKESEKNMSLRKLWK; from the exons atggcaACGGTGGCGATCGATACAATGCAAGCTGAAGCAGCTGCAGGAGACGAGATTTGCATTGCGAGGACGATGAAACAGGGAGAAGGTCTCAGGCAGTATTATCTTCAACATATACACGATCTTCAACTTCAGGTTCGCCAAATGACTCACAATCTCAATCGCCTCGAAGCTCAGCGTAATGATCTCAATTCCAGAG TGAGAATGCTCAGAGAAGAATTACAACTGCTTCAAGAGCCTGGATCATACGTTGGAGAGGTGGTCAAGGTCATGGGGAAATCGAAGGTTTTAGTCAAG GTGCACCCAGAGGGGAAGTATGTTGTGGATATTGATAAGAACATTGATATCACAAAGATCACACCATCAACCAGAGTTGCTCTTCGTAATGATAGCTATGTACTTCACTTGATCTTGCCAAGCAAAGTAGATCCTCTGGTGAACCTTATGAAAGTTGAAAAGGTTCCTGATTCAACATATGATATGATCGGTGGCCTTGACCAGCAAATCAAAGAGATCAAGGAG GTCATTGAGCTTCCAATCAAACATCCTGAATTATTTGAGAGTCTTGGAATTGCTCAACCCAAG GGAGTTCTGCTTTATGGGCCACCTGGTACTGGGAAAACACTGCTGGCAAGGGCAGTAGCTCATCACACTGATTGTACCTTCATCCGGGTTTCTGGTTCTGAATTAGTTCAGAAGTATATTGGTGAAGGGTCAAGAATGGTCAGAGAACTTTTTGTTATGGCAAG GGAACATGCTCCATCAATCATTTTCATGGATGAAATCGACAGCATTGGATCTGCTCGAATGGAATCTGGGACTGGAAATGGTGACAGTGAAGTGCAACGGACAATGCTGGAACTTCTCAATCAGCTGGATGGGTTTGAGGCCTCAAACAAGATTAAA GTTCTAATGGCCACAAATCGGATTGATATTCTGGATCAAGCACTCCTTAGGCCTGGAAGGATAGATAGAAAGATTGAGTTCCCAAACCCTAATGAGGAG TCCCGATTTGACATCCTAAAAATTCACTCAAGAAAAATGAACCTGATGCGTGGCATTGATCTGAAGAAGATTGCAGAGAAAATGAATGGTGCTTCTGGTGCAGAAATGAAG GCAGTGTGCACAGAAGCAGGGATGTTTGCTCTGAGAGAGAGGAGAGTCCATGTGACACAGGAGGATTTTGAGATGGCAGTGGCCAAAGTCATGAAGAAGGAGTCAGAGAAGAACATGTCTTTGAGAAAACTATGGAAGTAG